One window from the genome of Malus domestica chromosome 01, GDT2T_hap1 encodes:
- the LOC103431647 gene encoding metacaspase-1-like, protein MPLLVDCSSCNTPLQLPPGARTIRCPLCQAFTRIADSRAHPPQPYSASSSSSNHNPPPPSTSPYNHAPPVPPRTVHGRKRAVICAVSYKRSRHELKGCINDAKCMKYLLVNRFSFPESSILMLTEEEADPYRHPNKQNIRMALFWLVQGCQAGDSLVFHYSGHGSQQRNYTGDEVDGFDETLCPSDFETQGMIVDDEINETIVRPLPTGARLHAIVDACHSGTVLDLPYLCRMDRNGKYIWEDHRPRSGVWKGTNGGEVISFSGCDDDQTSADTSALSKITSTGAMTYAFIEAIERGHGNTYGNMLNAMRSTIRNTDNDGGGGIVTSLISMLLKGGSLGGIRQEPQLTANQPFDVYTKPFSL, encoded by the exons ATGCCGTTGCTGGTAGACTGCTCCAGCTGCAACACGCCGCTGCAGCTGCCGCCCGGCGCTAGGACGATCCGCTGCCCCCTGTGCCAGGCCTTCACCCGCATCGCCGACTCCCGCGCTCATCCACCTCAGCCTTACtctgcctcctcctcctcatctaACCACAACCCTCCTCCGCCCTCCACTTCTCCCTACAACCACGCGCCGCCGGTGCCTCCTCGGACGGTGCACGGACGGAAGCGAGCTGTGATATGTGCCGTGTCGTACAAGCGGTCCCGGCACGAGCTCAAGGGATGCATTAACGACGCCAAGTGTATGAAGTACTTGCTGGTCAACAGGTTCAGCTTTCCAGAATCCTCCATTCTCATGCTCACCG AAGAAGAAGCTGATCCTTATAGGCACCCGAACAAGCAAAACATCAGAATGGCGCTGTTTTGGCTTGTGCAAGGTTGTCAAGCGGGGGATTCTTTGGTGTTTCATTATTCTGGTCATGGATCACAACAGAGGAACTACACTGGGGACGAGGTGGATGGATTTGATGAAACGCTATGTCCTTCGGATTTTGAGACTCAGGGGATGATTGTCGATGATGAGATCAATGAAACAATTGTCAGACCTCTTCCCACCGGGGCTAGGCTTCATGCAATTGTGGATGCTTGCCACAGCGGTACTGTGCTAGATTTACCGTATCTCTGTAGGATGGACAG GAACGGGAAGTACATATGGGAGGATCATCGCCCAAGATCAGGTGTTTGGAAAGGAACAAACGGTGGAGAGGTCATTTCCTTTAGTGGCTGTGATGATGATCAAACCTCTGCTGATACCTCA GCTTTGTCAAAGATTACTTCGACTGGTGCCATGACTTACGCTTTCATCGAAGCCATCGAGCGTGGACATGGAAATACATATGGTAACATGTTGAATGCAATGCGATCTACCATCCGTAACACAGACAATGATGGTGGAGGTGGTATTGTGACATCTCTTATCTCCATGCTTTTGAAAGGGGGGAGTCTTGGCGGGATAAGACAG GAACCACAGCTAACCGCCAATCAACCATTTGATGTGTATACGAAGCCTTTCTCCTTGTAG